The Macrobrachium rosenbergii isolate ZJJX-2024 chromosome 56, ASM4041242v1, whole genome shotgun sequence genome includes a region encoding these proteins:
- the LOC136836206 gene encoding uncharacterized protein → MILALLSIVGILAAYQHHFSDDNTTNEFVITTTTTITDEITIDSENGGDGSFTTNETSFVSKENDTQNSDEFVTTTTTTTTAATINVNTTVVVEDTLTTISSSTINEGSGGDDDEMEEISDDSFTKNETSFVSKESDMQDSDEFVTTITTTTINTTVVEDTLTTMSSSTINEGSGDDDKKDYYYTTAIDDDGIEVNP, encoded by the coding sequence ATGATCCTCGCATTGTTGTCTATCGTCGGTATACTCGCTGCGTATCAACACCATTTTAGTGATGATAATACAACAAATGAATTTgttattacaacaacaacaacaattaccgATGAAATAACTATTGACAGTGAAAATGGTGGTGATGGCTCTTTTACCACAAATGAAACGAGTTTTgtatcaaaagaaaatgatacgCAAAACAGTGATGAATTTgttactacaacaacaacaacaacaacagcagcaaccaTCAACGTGAATACCACTGTAGTAGTAGAGGATACATTAACAACAATATCATCATCAACAATTAATGAAGgaagtggtggtgatgatgatgaaatggaaGAGATCAGTGATGATTCTTTTACCAAAAATGAAACGAGTTTTGTATCAAAAGAAAGTGATATGCAAGACAGTGATGAATTCgttacaacaataacaacaacaaccatcAATACTACCGTAGTAGAGGATACATTAACAACAATGTCATCATCAACAATTAATGAAGGAAGTGGTGATGACGataaaaaggattattattatactacagcaattgatgatgatggtattgaggttaacccttaa